The Edaphobacter sp. 12200R-103 genome contains a region encoding:
- the murI gene encoding glutamate racemase gives MKTIGVFDSGFGGLTVLRELLMLIPDTRYVYLGDTARLPYGSKSRETIARYAISSAKFLVDQGADLLVIACNTATALAIDDIRATLSIPVIGVVEPGTQAALTAAKATPQGIEEAHVVVLATAATTQSRAYSRSLSAAGLPSTEKACPLLVPLVEEGWLEQPAQKAVALEVLRIYLLEALEQAPNANVLLLGCTHYPLLKPLIETTLKTLHHPMQIIDSAAATAQAVAAALPWPIAPAEGTQPEHLFYATDSIEKFQRLGSSFLNQPLSQVRLVDLGG, from the coding sequence ATGAAAACCATCGGTGTCTTCGATTCCGGATTCGGCGGCCTGACAGTTCTCCGCGAGCTGCTCATGCTCATTCCCGATACCCGTTACGTCTACCTCGGCGATACGGCACGGCTCCCCTACGGCTCTAAATCCCGAGAGACCATTGCGCGTTATGCCATCTCAAGCGCGAAGTTTCTTGTCGATCAGGGAGCCGATCTGCTGGTGATCGCCTGCAACACGGCCACGGCCCTGGCGATCGACGATATTCGCGCCACGCTCTCCATTCCGGTGATCGGGGTGGTCGAACCCGGGACCCAGGCCGCTCTGACAGCGGCCAAGGCCACCCCTCAGGGAATCGAAGAAGCCCATGTCGTCGTCCTGGCTACAGCCGCTACGACGCAGTCGCGAGCCTACTCCCGCAGCCTGAGTGCTGCCGGACTGCCCTCGACCGAGAAGGCATGCCCGCTGCTGGTTCCGCTTGTGGAAGAAGGCTGGCTTGAACAACCAGCGCAAAAAGCCGTCGCTCTTGAAGTTCTGCGTATCTATCTCCTCGAGGCCCTGGAACAGGCACCCAACGCGAATGTTCTGTTGCTGGGATGCACTCACTATCCGCTGCTCAAGCCTCTGATCGAGACGACCCTCAAGACACTGCATCATCCCATGCAGATCATCGACTCCGCCGCTGCGACCGCCCAGGCCGTGGCCGCGGCGCTCCCCTGGCCCATTGCTCCTGCCGAAGGTACGCAGCCCGAACATCTCTTTTACGCTACAGACTCCATTGAAAAGTTCCAGCGCCTCGGCTCGAGCTTTCTCAATCAGCCCCTCTCGCAGGTTCGCCTAGTTGACCTGGGAGGATAA
- a CDS encoding lmo0937 family membrane protein — translation MNRNLQKLFSLLSILDMNGNLPSLHRTIQQEGRVPCFFVGRRNCEVVTIPFQELPMLWTITIILFILWLVGLVSSYTLGGWIHILLVLAIIVLIFNLLSGRRAL, via the coding sequence TTGAATCGCAATCTTCAAAAACTATTCTCCCTGCTGTCTATTTTAGACATGAATGGCAACCTACCGTCCCTACACCGCACCATACAACAGGAAGGCCGCGTGCCGTGTTTCTTCGTAGGCCGCAGGAATTGTGAAGTCGTAACTATCCCTTTTCAGGAGCTACCAATGCTTTGGACGATTACGATCATTCTGTTCATTCTCTGGCTTGTTGGTTTGGTCAGCAGCTACACCCTTGGCGGTTGGATCCACATCCTGCTCGTGCTGGCAATCATTGTTCTCATCTTCAACCTACTGAGTGGACGACGCGCGTTATAG
- a CDS encoding UbiA-like polyprenyltransferase, translated as MGLWKSTATTLEMIKWEHSIFALPFALTGAVLAAGTWPSARVLIWIIVCMVSARSAAMAFNRLVDARLDAANPRTASRALPAGALTGGFVAGFVLVAASVFFLGAAMLNRLTLELAPVALAVVLLYSYMKRVTRWSHLVLGLALGIAPAAAWIAVRGTLDPRIIILTLAVLLWVAGFDVLYACQDFEHDRRVGLNSVPQAFGLNGAFWIARLMHAGMLVTLYWLVGSFHLGGVAKIGIAVVGVLLLYEHLIVSPRDLRRMNAAFFTLNGVISVVFFLFIATDVLLRH; from the coding sequence ATGGGTTTATGGAAGAGTACAGCGACCACGCTGGAGATGATCAAGTGGGAGCACTCGATCTTTGCGCTGCCCTTCGCGCTTACAGGAGCTGTTCTTGCGGCGGGGACGTGGCCGTCTGCGCGAGTGCTGATCTGGATTATCGTATGTATGGTTTCGGCGCGCTCGGCCGCGATGGCTTTTAATCGCCTGGTGGATGCACGGCTGGATGCTGCCAATCCCAGGACGGCCAGCCGTGCACTGCCTGCCGGAGCGCTGACCGGAGGCTTTGTTGCGGGGTTTGTCCTGGTCGCCGCGTCCGTGTTCTTTCTTGGAGCGGCTATGTTGAACCGGCTGACCCTGGAGCTTGCTCCTGTCGCGCTGGCAGTGGTCCTTCTCTACAGCTATATGAAGCGTGTGACCCGCTGGTCACACCTCGTACTGGGACTGGCGCTGGGGATTGCGCCTGCGGCGGCATGGATTGCGGTTCGCGGAACTCTGGACCCGCGGATCATCATCCTTACTCTCGCTGTTCTCCTGTGGGTGGCGGGATTCGATGTGCTGTATGCCTGTCAGGATTTTGAGCATGACAGGCGCGTGGGACTGAACAGCGTGCCTCAGGCGTTTGGACTCAACGGCGCCTTCTGGATCGCACGGCTGATGCATGCCGGTATGCTCGTCACGCTCTACTGGCTGGTCGGCTCTTTTCATCTTGGCGGAGTGGCAAAGATCGGGATCGCAGTCGTCGGGGTGCTGCTGCTGTATGAACATCTGATCGTATCGCCCCGCGATCTGCGGCGGATGAACGCCGCCTTCTTTACGCTGAACGGTGTGATCTCCGTAGTGTTCTTTCTCTTTATTGCAACCGATGTTCTGCTTCGACATTAG
- a CDS encoding CsbD family protein — translation MNKEKLEGKFDQVAGALKQKIGEALDDQSLANSGVADQVKGAAKETYGNAKDVVADNRADRADSARDRIVDTARNIKDNINAKLDEKRNS, via the coding sequence ATGAATAAGGAAAAGCTGGAAGGCAAATTCGATCAGGTTGCAGGAGCGCTCAAGCAGAAGATCGGAGAAGCGCTCGACGACCAGAGTTTGGCAAACTCAGGAGTAGCAGACCAGGTAAAGGGCGCCGCCAAGGAGACCTACGGCAACGCGAAAGATGTTGTCGCAGACAACCGTGCAGACAGAGCCGACAGTGCGCGAGACCGCATTGTAGATACTGCCAGGAACATAAAGGACAACATCAACGCCAAGCTTGACGAGAAGCGCAACTCGTAG
- a CDS encoding EVE domain-containing protein → MPYLLKTEPNKYSFDDLLRDGETTWDGISNNQALLTLRNMKKGDRLVIYHSNIGKAAIGTAKVVSVNPTDTKNPIVRIAPVKRLKREKPLAEIREAPVFQGSILFRQFRLSVVPLTEEQYEWLIQP, encoded by the coding sequence ATGCCCTACCTGCTGAAGACGGAACCGAACAAGTACTCCTTCGACGATCTACTTCGCGACGGAGAGACAACGTGGGATGGAATCTCAAACAACCAGGCCCTGCTGACGCTGCGGAATATGAAGAAAGGGGATCGGTTGGTGATCTATCACTCCAACATCGGCAAAGCAGCCATAGGCACGGCGAAGGTCGTCTCCGTGAATCCTACGGATACGAAGAACCCAATCGTCCGCATCGCGCCCGTCAAGCGGCTAAAGCGCGAGAAGCCGCTGGCTGAGATTCGCGAAGCTCCTGTCTTCCAGGGCTCCATCCTCTTTCGCCAGTTCCGTCTTTCTGTAGTCCCTCTGACAGAAGAGCAGTACGAATGGCTCATTCAGCCGTAG
- the pheA gene encoding prephenate dehydratase: protein MKIAIQGELGSNSHMATLQMLGNEAKDLSIAPCNVSAEVMARVISRDVDAAVLPIENSLHGSVAEHYDLLLELDVRIERESLFRVRHNLIAAPGVSMADLRRVLSHPVALSQCRKFLASHPELEAMPFYDTAGSVKHLMEHQLRDVAGIAPELAASQYGAQVLLPAIEDHAQNFTRFHLVRRSDDPYLLPAQQPENKMSLAFAIDHRPGTLVAALERLAWAGVDLTKIESRPVPGSPWEYVFYVDVRFDSASMAEAAVAALMEHCRMVKVLGRYRAASTTAE, encoded by the coding sequence TTGAAGATTGCGATTCAAGGGGAGCTTGGCTCCAACAGCCATATGGCCACGTTGCAGATGTTGGGCAACGAAGCGAAGGATCTCAGCATCGCACCCTGCAACGTTTCAGCGGAAGTGATGGCGAGAGTGATCTCTCGCGATGTCGATGCAGCCGTGCTGCCTATTGAGAACAGCCTTCATGGCTCGGTTGCCGAGCACTACGACCTTTTGCTGGAGTTGGATGTTCGCATCGAACGTGAGAGTCTTTTTCGCGTCCGGCACAATCTGATTGCTGCTCCCGGAGTATCGATGGCTGACCTGCGCCGCGTCCTCTCGCACCCGGTCGCTTTATCGCAGTGCAGAAAGTTTCTGGCTTCGCACCCTGAGCTGGAAGCCATGCCTTTCTATGACACGGCCGGAAGTGTGAAGCACCTGATGGAACATCAATTAAGAGATGTCGCCGGAATTGCTCCCGAGCTTGCGGCCAGCCAGTATGGCGCCCAGGTTCTGCTTCCTGCGATTGAAGATCACGCGCAAAACTTTACGCGATTTCATCTGGTGCGACGCAGCGATGATCCCTATCTGCTTCCGGCTCAGCAGCCTGAGAACAAGATGAGCCTTGCGTTCGCAATCGACCATCGTCCAGGCACGCTCGTGGCTGCACTTGAAAGACTCGCCTGGGCAGGCGTCGACCTGACCAAGATCGAATCTCGCCCGGTCCCTGGCAGCCCCTGGGAGTACGTTTTTTATGTGGATGTGCGGTTTGATTCGGCCTCCATGGCCGAGGCTGCCGTGGCCGCACTCATGGAGCATTGCCGGATGGTGAAGGTGCTCGGAAGATACCGCGCAGCCTCAACTACGGCTGAATGA